Proteins co-encoded in one Medicago truncatula cultivar Jemalong A17 chromosome 8, MtrunA17r5.0-ANR, whole genome shotgun sequence genomic window:
- the LOC112417373 gene encoding uncharacterized protein → MRIVLTHEKKLYVLDEPIPEAPPAGDSAALRNAHTRLVNDSVETLYEEQTRHERFDVSKALFSTKLSEESPVGPHLVKMIGYSENLTRLEFVLEQELVVDLFLQALPKSFNSFVQNFLMNDMDKTLPQLAAMLRTTEKNMKGKRPF, encoded by the exons ATGAGGATTGTCCTCACCCACGAGAAAAAGTTGTATGTGCTTGATGAACCCATTCCTGAGGCACCACCTGCTGGAGATTCTGCGGCTCTGAGAAATGCCCATACCAGGCTTGTCAATGATTCCGTGGAA ACTCTTTATGAAGAGCAGACTAGGCATGAAAGGTTTGATGTCTCAAAAGCCCTTTTCTCTACCAAGCTGTCAGAAGAAAGTCCCGTAGGACCTCATTTAGTCAAAATGATTGGGTATTCTGAGAACCTAACTCGATTGGAATTTGTCCTTGAGCAGGAACTTGTTGTTGATCTTTTCTTGCAAGCGTTGCCTAAAAGCTTCAACAGTTTTGTCCAGAACTTCCTCATGAATGATATGGACAAAACACTTCCACAGCTTGCAGCTATGTTGAGAACTACTGAGAAAAATATGAAGGGAAAAAGGCCATTTTGA
- the LOC25502552 gene encoding expansin-A23: MPKSYCLLLLAFFTVLFLHEAMARNPIDSEWHDAHATFYGDMSGGETMQGACGYGNLFQQGYGLETTALSMALFNDGYRCGACFEIKCVNDPQWCIKDVNSIIVTATNFCPPNYDKPDGNWCNPPQKHFDLSMKMFTTIAVYRAGIVPVQYRRVPCVKSGGVRFELKGNPYFLMVLVYNVANAGDVLRVSIKGSNTDWTPMIHNWGQVWHTGVNLVGQNLSFWVTTTDRKALLFTSVTPSNWQFGQTYESPANF, from the exons ATGCCTAAGTCTTACTGTTTGCTTCTTTTGGCCTTTTTTACAGTGCTCTTCTTGCATGAGGCCATGGCTCGCAATCCCATTGACTCAGAATGGCACGATGCCCATGCAACCTTCTACGGTGACATGTCTGGTGGTGAAACAATGC AGGGGGCTTGCGGCTATGGCAATCTATTCCAACAAGGATATGGGCTAGAAACCACAGCATTAAGCATGGCATTATTCAACGATGGCTACAGATGTGGTGCATGCTTTGAGATTAAGTGTGTCAATGACCCACAATGGTGCATCAAAGATGTTAACTCAATCATTGTGACAGCGACAAATTTTTGTCCACCAAATTACGACAAACCTGATGGAAATTGGTGTAACCCACCTCAAAAACATTTCGATTTGAGCATGAAGATGTTTACAACAATTGCAGTTTATAGAGCAGGGATCGTCCCAGTTCAATATCGACGTGTTCCATGCGTCAAAAGTGGTGGTGTTAGATTTGAACTAAAAGGAAACCCTTATTTTTTGATGGTTTTGGTGTACAATGTTGCCAACGCTGGTGATGTTCTGCGTGTGTCAATCAAAGGGTCTAATACTGATTGGACTCCAATGATACATAATTGGGGACAAGTTTGGCATACGGGAGTTAATTTGGTAGGACAAAATTTGTCATTTTGGGTTACGACAACTGATCGAAAAGCTTTACTGTTCACTTCCGTTACTCCTTCCAATTGGCAATTTGGACAAACCTACGAAAGCCCAGccaatttttag